In one Angustibacter luteus genomic region, the following are encoded:
- a CDS encoding MFS transporter yields MPTTPADEPDADVPTAASAATAPTEEPDPRRWWALAVLAAAQLMIVLDASIVNIALPSAQEDLGISNANRQWVITAYTLAFGGLLLLGGRIADYTGRKRTFIIGLLGFAGASALGGIASTQALLFAARGLQGAFAALMAPAALSIVTVTFTDPKERAKAFGVFGALAGGGAAIGLVVGGVLTEYASWRWCLLVNTPVAILVAVLAVRLVHESRAPGDTRYDVPGVLLSSLGLVSLVYGFTEAAKAANPGDRNDTSVQGWGDSSTITFLVLAVVLLTAFVIWETRAKNPLLPLRIVLDRNRGGAYLVFLLVGAGLFAMFLFLTYYFQINLGYTPLKAGFAFLPFSAGLILSAGVVAQLLPRLGPRPIMVPGLALAVVGMLWLTQIDATTPYVTHVLPSQLVMSVGLAGVFIPAASTALIGVGHHDAGVASAVLNTSQQIGGSLGTALLNTIFAGAVTAYLVDHVHSPQDAQRMGPDALIHGYQVAFFWGAVLFALALVVAATLINAKKEDIPADAAAGAA; encoded by the coding sequence GTGCCGACCACACCCGCCGACGAGCCTGACGCCGACGTCCCGACGGCCGCATCGGCTGCGACCGCACCGACGGAGGAGCCGGACCCGCGGCGGTGGTGGGCCCTGGCGGTGCTCGCCGCGGCTCAGCTGATGATCGTGCTCGACGCCTCCATCGTGAACATCGCGCTGCCGAGTGCGCAGGAGGACCTCGGCATCTCGAACGCCAACCGGCAGTGGGTCATCACGGCGTACACGCTCGCGTTCGGTGGGCTGCTGCTGCTCGGCGGGCGCATCGCGGACTACACCGGGCGCAAGCGCACGTTCATCATCGGTCTGCTGGGGTTCGCCGGAGCGTCCGCTCTCGGCGGCATCGCCTCCACCCAGGCGCTGCTGTTCGCGGCCCGCGGGTTGCAGGGTGCGTTCGCCGCGCTGATGGCGCCCGCGGCACTGTCGATCGTCACGGTGACCTTCACCGACCCCAAGGAGCGGGCCAAGGCCTTCGGCGTGTTCGGGGCGCTCGCGGGTGGTGGCGCTGCGATCGGCCTGGTCGTCGGTGGCGTGCTCACCGAGTACGCCTCCTGGCGCTGGTGCCTGCTCGTCAACACGCCGGTCGCGATCCTGGTGGCGGTGCTGGCCGTCCGGCTGGTGCACGAGAGCAGGGCCCCCGGGGACACCCGGTACGACGTCCCCGGTGTGCTGCTGTCCTCGCTCGGTCTCGTCTCGCTGGTGTACGGGTTCACCGAGGCGGCCAAGGCAGCGAACCCCGGCGACCGCAACGACACGTCGGTGCAGGGCTGGGGCGACTCCTCGACGATCACCTTCCTGGTGCTCGCCGTCGTCCTGCTGACTGCCTTCGTCATCTGGGAGACACGGGCGAAGAACCCGCTGCTGCCGTTGCGGATCGTGCTGGACCGCAACCGTGGCGGTGCGTACCTGGTGTTCCTGCTGGTCGGCGCCGGGCTGTTCGCGATGTTCCTGTTCCTGACGTACTACTTCCAGATCAACCTGGGCTACACGCCACTCAAGGCGGGGTTCGCGTTCCTGCCGTTCAGCGCCGGGCTGATACTGAGCGCCGGGGTCGTCGCGCAGCTCCTGCCCCGGCTCGGGCCACGGCCGATCATGGTTCCGGGACTGGCCCTGGCCGTCGTCGGCATGCTGTGGTTGACCCAGATCGACGCGACGACGCCGTACGTCACGCACGTGCTGCCGTCGCAGCTGGTGATGAGCGTCGGCCTGGCCGGCGTGTTCATCCCCGCCGCGAGCACCGCGTTGATCGGTGTCGGGCACCACGACGCCGGGGTGGCGAGCGCCGTCCTGAACACGTCCCAGCAGATCGGCGGCTCCCTGGGCACCGCGCTGCTGAACACGATCTTCGCCGGAGCCGTCACCGCCTACCTGGTCGACCACGTGCACAGTCCGCAGGATGCGCAGCGGATGGGTCCGGACGCACTGATCCACGGCTACCAGGTCGCCTTCTTCTGGGGCGCGGTCCTGTTCGCGCTCGCGCTGGTGGTGGCCGCGACGCTGATCAACGCGAAGAAGGAGGACATCCCGGCCGACGCCGCTGCGGGCGCCGCCTAG
- a CDS encoding PLD nuclease N-terminal domain-containing protein encodes MLKRKKRWSELTPGQRKAAVVVGAIEMVLTAIAASDLRQRPADQVRGPKLLWTLALGIQPVGPIAYLVAGRQSD; translated from the coding sequence ATGCTGAAGCGCAAGAAGCGGTGGAGCGAGCTCACCCCCGGCCAGCGCAAGGCCGCGGTGGTGGTCGGTGCGATCGAGATGGTGCTGACGGCGATCGCGGCGTCCGACCTCAGGCAGCGGCCGGCGGACCAGGTGCGCGGCCCGAAGCTGCTGTGGACCCTGGCGCTCGGCATCCAGCCCGTCGGCCCGATCGCTTACCTCGTCGCGGGCCGCCAGTCCGACTGA
- a CDS encoding Clp protease N-terminal domain-containing protein, which translates to MLERFTNRARTVVVAAQTHARAQHATRVEAEHLLLGLLDDPDSLAMRCLVRLGSGAEDVRDAVRRQRTSALGSLDDGDLEALRAIGIDAEEVLRRVESDLGPLAEPTGTSRKHIPFSTDGKKALELALREAIALKHKYIGTEHLLLGLLRGQSGTVARTFTELDLTHDQVRDVVLDELRQTG; encoded by the coding sequence ATGTTGGAGCGGTTCACCAACCGGGCACGGACGGTCGTCGTCGCCGCCCAGACCCACGCGCGGGCGCAGCACGCCACCCGCGTCGAGGCGGAGCACCTGCTGCTCGGGCTGCTGGACGACCCGGACAGCCTGGCGATGCGCTGCCTGGTCCGGCTCGGGAGCGGTGCGGAGGACGTGCGCGACGCCGTCCGGCGCCAGCGGACGTCGGCACTGGGCAGCCTGGACGACGGTGACCTCGAGGCGCTGAGGGCCATCGGCATCGACGCCGAGGAGGTGCTGCGCCGGGTCGAGTCGGACCTCGGCCCGCTCGCCGAGCCGACCGGGACGAGTCGCAAGCACATCCCGTTCTCCACCGACGGCAAGAAGGCGCTCGAGCTCGCCCTGCGCGAGGCCATCGCGTTGAAGCACAAGTACATCGGCACCGAGCACCTGCTGCTGGGGTTGCTGCGCGGGCAGTCCGGGACGGTCGCCAGGACGTTCACCGAGCTCGACCTGACGCACGACCAGGTGCGGGACGTCGTCCTCGACGAGCTGCGCCAGACCGGGTGA
- a CDS encoding GNAT family N-acetyltransferase has product MHAETAEISWFTGPREDLRPMFELAEDSALQLDAYLPLGRVLVAVVDGVVVGHLQLVDGDRSDVLELKSLAVVESFRGNGIGRALVERAVAECRSQASRTLMVSTAAAGTDNLRFYQRRGFRMLSVERDAFTASTGYPDPIDIDGIPLRDRVWLSMDL; this is encoded by the coding sequence ATGCACGCGGAGACCGCCGAGATCAGCTGGTTCACCGGCCCGCGGGAGGACCTGCGACCCATGTTCGAGCTGGCCGAGGACTCGGCCCTCCAGCTGGACGCCTACCTGCCGCTCGGGCGGGTCCTCGTGGCCGTCGTGGACGGTGTCGTCGTCGGTCACCTGCAGCTGGTGGACGGCGACCGGTCCGACGTGCTGGAGCTGAAGAGCCTGGCGGTCGTGGAGTCCTTCCGGGGCAACGGAATCGGGCGGGCTCTGGTCGAGCGGGCCGTGGCCGAGTGCCGTTCGCAGGCGAGCCGGACGCTGATGGTGTCCACCGCCGCGGCGGGTACCGACAACCTGCGGTTCTACCAGCGCCGAGGGTTCCGGATGCTCAGCGTGGAACGCGACGCGTTCACCGCGAGCACCGGGTACCCGGACCCGATCGACATCGACGGCATCCCCTTGCGGGACCGCGTCTGGCTGTCGATGGACCTGTGA
- a CDS encoding helix-turn-helix domain-containing protein, producing MSEATKLATAAAAPDPRTGLRAVAALRKLLEQLEAAQVASARAQGWSWQEVADVLGVSRQAVHKKHAARRGLLAGRGRED from the coding sequence ATGTCGGAAGCCACCAAGCTCGCCACCGCGGCGGCCGCCCCCGACCCCCGGACCGGGCTGCGGGCCGTCGCCGCCCTGCGCAAGCTCCTCGAGCAGCTCGAGGCGGCGCAGGTGGCCAGCGCCAGGGCGCAGGGCTGGTCCTGGCAGGAGGTCGCTGACGTGCTGGGAGTCAGCCGCCAGGCGGTGCACAAGAAGCATGCGGCACGGCGAGGACTGCTCGCCGGCCGAGGTCGAGAGGACTGA
- a CDS encoding DUF1330 domain-containing protein: MIRLCVLLWEHPDRADAVRQYEDEVLALLPDHGARLVSRDVVSPRVEGDPLEVQVIELPDQPALDAYLADPRRVALTEQRDAAVARTQVLTLARR; encoded by the coding sequence GTGATCCGGCTGTGCGTGCTGCTCTGGGAGCACCCGGACCGGGCCGACGCCGTCCGGCAGTACGAGGACGAGGTGCTGGCCCTGCTGCCCGATCACGGCGCCCGGCTGGTCTCGCGCGACGTCGTCTCGCCCCGGGTGGAGGGCGATCCGCTGGAGGTCCAGGTCATCGAGCTGCCGGACCAGCCGGCCCTCGACGCCTACCTGGCCGACCCGCGCCGCGTCGCGTTGACCGAGCAGCGGGACGCCGCCGTCGCGCGGACCCAGGTCCTGACGCTGGCCCGCCGCTGA
- a CDS encoding class I SAM-dependent methyltransferase, whose translation MSTSPSSPPSGGPAGGVVGVFDRAADTYDNVGVPWFGPIAQGLVEALMPRRGERALDIGCGKGAALFPLAQAVGSSGRVTGIDLSPQMVAATAAVAEERGLRQVDVHVADASAPDLADKEYDVVASSLVLFFLPDPAAALAGWHRLLRPGGRLGVATFGPSAPAWTQIDDVFTPYLPPQMRDARTSGRRGPFASDEGVESLFAAAGLLDVRTETTTVDAVLRDPEHWHEFSWSHGQRAMWECVPPAERDALRDKAFGLLDDLRGDDGSIRLGQQVRYTLGRR comes from the coding sequence ATGTCGACATCGCCCAGCTCGCCGCCCTCGGGTGGACCGGCCGGGGGCGTGGTCGGCGTGTTCGACCGGGCCGCCGACACCTATGACAACGTGGGCGTGCCCTGGTTCGGGCCGATCGCGCAGGGGCTCGTCGAGGCGCTGATGCCGCGCCGGGGTGAGCGCGCCCTCGATATCGGCTGCGGCAAGGGCGCGGCCCTGTTCCCGCTCGCGCAGGCGGTGGGGTCCAGCGGTCGGGTGACCGGCATCGACCTGTCCCCGCAGATGGTCGCCGCCACGGCTGCCGTCGCCGAGGAGCGCGGTCTGCGGCAGGTGGACGTGCACGTGGCCGACGCCAGCGCTCCCGACCTGGCCGACAAGGAGTACGACGTCGTCGCGTCGTCCCTGGTGCTGTTCTTCCTGCCGGATCCGGCGGCGGCGCTGGCCGGGTGGCACCGGCTGCTTCGACCTGGGGGACGGCTCGGCGTCGCCACGTTCGGACCGAGCGCGCCGGCCTGGACGCAGATCGACGACGTGTTCACGCCGTACCTGCCCCCGCAGATGCGTGACGCGCGGACCTCCGGACGACGGGGTCCGTTCGCCAGCGACGAGGGGGTGGAGTCGCTGTTCGCGGCCGCCGGGCTGCTCGACGTCCGGACCGAGACCACCACCGTGGACGCCGTGCTGCGCGACCCGGAGCACTGGCACGAGTTCAGCTGGTCGCACGGCCAGCGAGCCATGTGGGAGTGCGTGCCGCCGGCCGAGCGGGACGCGTTGCGGGACAAGGCGTTCGGGCTGCTCGACGACCTGCGTGGGGACGACGGCAGCATCCGTCTCGGCCAGCAGGTCCGCTACACCCTCGGCCGCCGCTAG
- a CDS encoding transglutaminase family protein has translation MSLAPLGPSGPRLRVEHVSRFRYESTVSASYNECRLLPTSDARQQVLSARVSVEPVTWRREYVDYWGTRVVGFEVHTEHDELEVVGAVDAVVAPAGTPPDAGWDAVRDPAVRDRWCEFLVATQRSRPSEELAALAQDAAAGLAPSVAAQAVCQLVSDRLTYRPGSTGVHTLAMEAWDAQSGVCQDFAQLAVGALRSVGLPARYVSGYLHPKADAEIGQTERGESHAWVEWWAGEWYGWDPTNVKPAGHQHIVTGRGRDYGDVPPVRGILAGGGAAQLTVQVSVTTLS, from the coding sequence GTGAGCCTGGCCCCACTGGGACCCTCCGGTCCGCGGCTCCGTGTCGAGCACGTCAGCCGGTTCCGCTACGAGAGCACGGTCTCGGCGTCCTACAACGAGTGCCGGCTGCTGCCCACGTCGGACGCCCGCCAGCAGGTGCTCAGCGCGCGGGTGTCCGTCGAGCCGGTGACCTGGCGGCGCGAGTACGTCGACTACTGGGGCACCCGGGTGGTGGGCTTCGAGGTGCACACCGAGCACGACGAGCTCGAGGTCGTGGGTGCCGTCGACGCTGTGGTCGCACCGGCCGGGACACCGCCGGACGCCGGGTGGGACGCCGTGCGCGACCCCGCCGTCCGCGACCGGTGGTGCGAGTTCCTGGTGGCCACCCAACGCAGCCGGCCGAGCGAGGAGCTGGCCGCGCTGGCCCAGGACGCCGCCGCCGGACTCGCTCCTTCCGTTGCGGCACAGGCGGTCTGCCAGTTGGTGTCCGACCGGCTGACCTACCGCCCGGGCTCGACCGGGGTGCACACCTTGGCGATGGAGGCCTGGGACGCGCAGAGCGGGGTCTGCCAGGACTTCGCCCAGCTCGCCGTGGGAGCGCTGCGCTCGGTCGGCCTGCCGGCACGCTACGTGTCCGGCTACCTGCACCCGAAGGCGGACGCCGAGATCGGCCAGACCGAACGCGGCGAGAGTCACGCATGGGTCGAGTGGTGGGCTGGCGAGTGGTACGGCTGGGACCCGACCAACGTCAAGCCCGCGGGACACCAGCACATCGTGACGGGCCGTGGCCGGGACTACGGCGACGTACCGCCGGTTCGCGGCATCCTCGCTGGCGGTGGAGCCGCTCAGCTCACGGTGCAGGTGTCGGTGACGACGCTGAGCTGA
- a CDS encoding YunG family protein: MPTFTLSQVEHAIRGAWSAETTFAKPEYLAGVASPARGQCGPTALVVQDLLGGDLVMADLLGPNGDGVHYWNRLGALDVDLTREQLLPGELLQAERVVERRRPAPDGPAETAYRLLHDRVLRTLGVPAGQFSSASSPTPAP, translated from the coding sequence ATGCCCACCTTCACCCTCAGCCAGGTCGAGCACGCCATCCGTGGCGCCTGGAGCGCCGAGACCACCTTCGCCAAGCCCGAGTACCTCGCCGGCGTTGCCAGCCCGGCCCGCGGGCAGTGCGGGCCGACCGCACTCGTCGTGCAGGATCTGCTGGGCGGCGACCTGGTCATGGCTGACCTGCTCGGCCCGAACGGCGACGGCGTGCACTACTGGAACAGGCTCGGTGCGCTGGACGTCGACCTCACCCGCGAGCAGCTGCTGCCCGGCGAGCTCCTGCAGGCCGAACGCGTGGTCGAGCGTCGCCGCCCCGCGCCCGACGGCCCCGCGGAGACCGCGTACCGGCTGCTGCACGACCGCGTGCTGCGCACGCTGGGCGTACCCGCGGGCCAGTTCAGCTCAGCGTCGTCACCGACACCTGCACCGTGA